ATTGCCGGCCTTTTTTAGCGAATCCCGCTGAGCGGCCTTTACTCTCTTTATCGAGTCCTTTTTTACTTTTTTGATCGAATCCTGCCGGGCCTTTTCCTGTTTCTTTTTCTTGTCCTTGAAAAATCCCCTTAGCAGGAAATTATGCTGGGCAGCCTTCAGGTCCTCATTCAACGTGCCGGATGTTTTGTGTACCGTGGCCATGGTGCTTTGAGCTTGTTTTATAGTGCCTTCGAGGTTCCTGGCCATTTTATCATTATTAAGCAGCCTGCCGATACTACCCTTGCCGTTATCAACCTTATCCACAATACTGGCAAGACTAGCTATCAGGTTACCCGCGTCATCGGCAATGCCGGTCACTTTCTTTATGATCTTGTCTACATCAATGGGGTTAATGGCGGCTAACTCGTCCCCGTTCCTGACCATTTCGTTGGTTTCAGCGCCACCAGGCGATATCACCACCAATTTATCTCCCATTAATCCATCGCTGCCTATGCTTAATTTT
Above is a window of Mucilaginibacter ginsenosidivorans DNA encoding:
- a CDS encoding MlaD family protein, which codes for MRTTSGQKIKIGGFVLAGLAVLVAGIFLIGNKRGLFSTTFHVHGMFKNVSGLQVGNNARFAGINVGVVENIEIVNDTTVKVMLSLDDNVRKFIKKDAKLSIGSDGLMGDKLVVISPGGAETNEMVRNGDELAAINPIDVDKIIKKVTGIADDAGNLIASLASIVDKVDNGKGSIGRLLNNDKMARNLEGTIKQAQSTMATVHKTSGTLNEDLKAAQHNFLLRGFFKDKKKKQEKARQDSIKKVKKDSIKRVKAAQRDSLKKAGN